A stretch of the Argentina anserina chromosome 6, drPotAnse1.1, whole genome shotgun sequence genome encodes the following:
- the LOC126800300 gene encoding indole-3-acetic acid-induced protein ARG7: MLGKKMVSFKKLAKKVKAVGGTGGEPSYHECLLRGSDVEGGNSPTAKTPTGFLAVYVGEERQRYVVPTSFLSHPLFKMLLEKAYNEFGFQQRSGLVVPCSVSAFEDVVTAVECSNGQFHFGERVEEFIS, encoded by the coding sequence ATGCTTGGGAAGAAGATGGTGAGCTTCAAGAAACTAGCCAAGAAAGTGAAGGCTGTAGGTGGAACTGGTGGAGAACCATCTTACCATGAGTGTCTGCTGAGAGGCTCAGACGTCGAAGGAGGCAACTCTCCCACAGCCAAAACCCCAACTGGGTTCCTTGCAGTTTACGTAGGCGAAGAGCGCCAGAGGTACGTGGTTCCAACAAGCTTTCTTTCTCATCCGCTCTTCAAGATGCTGCTGGAGAAAGCCTACAATGAGTTTGGTTTTCAGCAAAGAAGCGGACTCGTGGTTCCTTGCAGCGTCTCGGCTTTCGAAGATGTTGTCACTGCTGTGGAATGCAGTAACGGGCAGTTTCATTTTGGAGAACGTGTTGAGGAGTTCATTTCATGA